The Acidimicrobiales bacterium region GGGTGGCTTCGCCGTGCACGCCGCCCGCGAGCACGGGTGCCGGGTCACCACCACCACCATCTCGGCCGAACAGGAGCACCACGCCCGCCGGCGGGTGGCCGCCGAGGGCCTCGACCACCTGGTGACGGTGCTGGGCGACGACTACCGCGATCTGGCCGGCACCTACGACGCGCTGGTGTCGATCGAGATGATCGAGGCGGTCGACTGGCGAGAGCACGACCGGTTCTTCGCCACGTGCGGGCAACTGCTGCGACCCGGCGGACGGATGGCCCTGCAGGCCATCGTGTTGCCCGACCAGCGCTACGAGCGGGCCAAGACCACCCAGGACTTCATCAAGCGGTACGTGTTCCCCGGCGGCTGCCTGCCGTCGGTCGAGGCCATGGTCCGCTCCACGGCCCGCTCCACCGATCTTGCCCTCACCGGTCTGGAGGACATGGGCCAGCACTACGCCTTGACCCTGGCCCGCTGGCGCGAGCGTCTGTTCAAGCAGGAGGCCCGGCTGGGCGACCTGGAGATCGACGAGGCGTTCCTGCGGCTGTGGGACTTCTACTTCGCCTACTGCGAGGGTGCCTTCGCCGAGCGCTACGTCTCGGTGGTGCAGGCGACCTTCGCCCGCCCCGACTGGCGCCCCGCCGCCATCGCCGCACCCACCAGATCGGGCCGATGAGCGCGGTGACGCCGGGCGCGGCGTGGTGGGAGCCGGTGATCGATCATGGGCTGGTGCCCGACCCGTTGCTGCGACGGATCATCACCGCCAGGGTCGCGGCCAAGGTGCGCCACGAGACGCGGGGCAGCGTCGACGAGCGTTCCGAGCGCCTCCGGTCGTTCATCGAGGCCCGCACGAAGGGGCCGGTGACCCGTCACGTCGATGACGCCAACCGCCAGCACTACGAAGTGCCCACCTCGTTCTTCGAACAGGTCCTCGGACCCCGGCTGAAGTACTCGGCCGCGATCTGGCCCGCCGGGGTGGACGATCTCGCCGACGCCGAGGAGGCCACCCTCGCCCTCACCGCCGCCAGAGCCCGTCTCTCCGACCGTCAACGGGTACTCGAGCTGGGATGCGGCTGGGGGTCGCTGTCGCTCTGGATGGCCGAGCGGTATCCCGGGTCCGACATCGTCGCGGTGTCCAACTCGGCCACCCAGCGGGCCCACATCGAAGCCCGGGCCGCCGACGCGGGGGTCGACAACCTCACCGTGGTCACCGCCGACATCGCCGACTTCGAACCCGAGGGCACCTTCGACCGGGTCGTGTCGGTGGAGATGCTCGAACACGTGAACAACCACGGGGAGCTGCTGGTCCGCATCGCCCGTTGGCTCGAGCCCGACGGTCTGGCGTTCGCTCACGTGTTCGCCCACCGCGAGATGGGGTGGGAGTTCGACGCGGGATCGGCCGGCGACTGGATGGGCCGCTACTTCTTCACCGGCGGGGTGATGCCCTCTGATGACCTGCTCCCTCGCGTGGCCTGCGACCTCGACCTGGTCGATCACTGGCGACTCTCGGGGCGCCACTACCAGCGGACGCTCAACGCGTGGCTCTCCCGCTTGGACCAGCGCCGCGACGCGGTGTTGCCGATCCTGGCCGCCACCTACGGTGCCGATCGAGCCGAGGCCTGGTTCCACCGCTGGCGGGTGTTCTTCATGGCCTCGGCCCAGCTGTGGGGCTACCGGCGCGGCAACGAGTTCCTCGTCAGCCACTACCTGTTCCAGCCCCGTTGACCTGATCCTGCTGCGCGGCAGCTGCACCCATGGGCGCGTCAAGTGCTCTCCAGCAGCAGTTCGCGCGCCCATGGGCGCGTGGACTGCTGTCGGTGGCGGAACTGATGTTTCTGGTGGGAGCGCCAGGAGCAGCGGCCGCGGGCTCAGGTCGGGATGCGGTCGAGGGCGGCGAGCACGTCGGCGACGAGATCGTCGGCGTGCTCGAGGCCCGCCGAGAGGCGCACCGTGCCCGGGCTGATGCCGGCCGCGGCCAGCTCATCGGGGGTGAGGCCCACGTGGGTGGTCGAGGCCGGGTGGGTGACCAGGGTCTCGGGGCCGCCGAGCGAAGGAGCGAGCTGGCACAGCTCGGTGGTCTCGACGAACACACATCCGGCCTGGTAGCCGTCGGCCAGGTCGAAGGTGACCAGCCCACCGAAGTGGTCCATCTGCGCCTTGGCGAGGTCGTGCTGTGGGTGCGACGCCAGTCCCGGGTAGCGGACCCGGGCCACCTTGGGGTGGGCTTCGAGCACCTCGGCCAGGCGGTGTGCGGTCTCGCACTGGCGCTCGAACCGCACCCCGAGGGTGCGCAGGCCGCGCAGGCCGTTCATGGCGTCGAACGGCGAGGCGTTGGCCCCCTGGAGCACCGCGAAGCCCCACAGCCAGGTGAGCAGCTCCTCGCTGCCGGCCACGACCCCGAGACTGGCGTCGTTGTGGCCGCCGATCGTCTTGGTGGCCGAGTGGATCACCAGGTCGACCCCGTGCTCGAGCGGGCGCTGGGCGAGCGGGGTGGCGAAGGTGGAGTCGACCACGGTCATCGGCCCGGCAATCTGGCCCACGGCGTCGAGGTCGACGATGTCGAGCTGGGGGTTGGCCGGGGTCTCGGCGAACACCAGCACCGTCTTGCCCGGACGAACCGCCTCGGCGAAGGCTCCGGGCTCGGTGCCGTCGACGAAGGTGACGTCGATCCCGAACCGGGGACACGCCGCCTGCAACAGCAGCTGGGTTCCGGCGTAGAGCTGGCGCTGGGCAACGATGTGGTCGCCCGCCGAACACAGACCGAGGATGATCGCGCTGACCGCACCCATGCCCGAGGCGAACGCTCGGGCCGACTCGGCCCCTTCGAGGTCGGCGATCGCCTGCTCGAACGCACAGACGGTGGGGTTGCCGTAGCGGGTGTAGAAGCGCGGTGCCCCGGCCACGGTGGCCATGCGCCGGCTGTCCTCGACGGTGGGGGTGACGAAGGTGGTGGTGGCCCAGAGGATGGGAGCCAGGGCGGTGTCGTTGTCGTCGCGACCGCCGCGAATGGCGCGGGTCTCCAGGTGGAGGAGCTCATCCATGCTTGTCGGCCTCGTCGAGCAGTGCGGTCAGCGGCGGTCCGACCTGTTCGGGTTCGAGGAGGAAGCCGTCGTGGCCGTGGGGGCTGGAGATGCACACGTGGTCGAACAGCCGACCCCGCTCCGCCAGCTCGTCGCGCAACAGCTCCTGTTGGTAGGGGGGATAGAGGGTGTCGGAGTTGATGGCGAGGGTCAGCACCGGGGCTGCCACCCGGTCGAGCGCCCGGGCGGTGTCGCCGCGCTTGCGGGCCAGATCGTGCAGGTCCATGGCCTTGTTCAACAACAGGTAGGAGTTGGCGTCGAAGCGCCGGACGAGCTTCTCGCCGTGGTAATCGAGGTAGCTCTCGACCTGGAAGCGGTCCCAGAGCTCGAGGCGGTCGACCGGCTCGACGGTGCGGCGATCGAAGCGCTCCTGGAACACCGGTTCGCTGCGATAGTGGATCTGGGCGATCTGGCGGGCCAGCGAGAGACCTTCGTGGGGACCGTCACCGGGTTCGGCGTCGTAGTAGTCACCGTCGCGCCAGCGGGGATCGTTGGCCACCGCGTGACGGCCCACGTGGCTCCAGGCGAT contains the following coding sequences:
- a CDS encoding cyclopropane-fatty-acyl-phospholipid synthase family protein, which gives rise to MSTSVRPTSRRPHPRRTNPADHAARSAIFALLDRIQQGRITVEDPIGTRTFGPPDSNLAVTVAVPAIATYRAVLLRGSAGMGEAYVDGWWDCDDLPTLVRILARNLPRLDRVRNGIDRFVSPATDLVRRLRPEDPHRDRLNISAHYDLGNEFFELFLDDTMMYSSAWFADPADTLADASTAKLERICAKLDLGPDDHVVEIGTGWGGFAVHAAREHGCRVTTTTISAEQEHHARRRVAAEGLDHLVTVLGDDYRDLAGTYDALVSIEMIEAVDWREHDRFFATCGQLLRPGGRMALQAIVLPDQRYERAKTTQDFIKRYVFPGGCLPSVEAMVRSTARSTDLALTGLEDMGQHYALTLARWRERLFKQEARLGDLEIDEAFLRLWDFYFAYCEGAFAERYVSVVQATFARPDWRPAAIAAPTRSGR
- a CDS encoding cyclopropane-fatty-acyl-phospholipid synthase family protein, which codes for MSAVTPGAAWWEPVIDHGLVPDPLLRRIITARVAAKVRHETRGSVDERSERLRSFIEARTKGPVTRHVDDANRQHYEVPTSFFEQVLGPRLKYSAAIWPAGVDDLADAEEATLALTAARARLSDRQRVLELGCGWGSLSLWMAERYPGSDIVAVSNSATQRAHIEARAADAGVDNLTVVTADIADFEPEGTFDRVVSVEMLEHVNNHGELLVRIARWLEPDGLAFAHVFAHREMGWEFDAGSAGDWMGRYFFTGGVMPSDDLLPRVACDLDLVDHWRLSGRHYQRTLNAWLSRLDQRRDAVLPILAATYGADRAEAWFHRWRVFFMASAQLWGYRRGNEFLVSHYLFQPR
- a CDS encoding PLP-dependent aspartate aminotransferase family protein; amino-acid sequence: MDELLHLETRAIRGGRDDNDTALAPILWATTTFVTPTVEDSRRMATVAGAPRFYTRYGNPTVCAFEQAIADLEGAESARAFASGMGAVSAIILGLCSAGDHIVAQRQLYAGTQLLLQAACPRFGIDVTFVDGTEPGAFAEAVRPGKTVLVFAETPANPQLDIVDLDAVGQIAGPMTVVDSTFATPLAQRPLEHGVDLVIHSATKTIGGHNDASLGVVAGSEELLTWLWGFAVLQGANASPFDAMNGLRGLRTLGVRFERQCETAHRLAEVLEAHPKVARVRYPGLASHPQHDLAKAQMDHFGGLVTFDLADGYQAGCVFVETTELCQLAPSLGGPETLVTHPASTTHVGLTPDELAAAGISPGTVRLSAGLEHADDLVADVLAALDRIPT